The following coding sequences are from one Rutidosis leptorrhynchoides isolate AG116_Rl617_1_P2 chromosome 11, CSIRO_AGI_Rlap_v1, whole genome shotgun sequence window:
- the LOC139875147 gene encoding F-box/FBD/LRR-repeat protein At1g13570-like, with amino-acid sequence MFLDSFQEVNQWISSLSRDGVRELILTNSNQRYQLPYYLFHCLELRILELDNCIIKPPLEFQGFLYLEKLRLRNIEFGANLHGTIINLPQLKMLQLFECTNVYNFKIKSTKLFQLLIRSCPDATLLHSLHSKCLSEFGIFIKKPIQGVERVNLASSLSNMPCVGYFVIDGYFLQFSIAENIPKWLPHPTNSLKLLYLRDLKFGDLYQLQGVLCILRNSPNLRRLDVYNQDLPNVYLDVKPTIAYLEASDCLDQTLNCLKIINIMDVERSRSLLLFIKLLLEHSPTLEKISIRPRATVDVQERYNFSKDVMRFPRGSSKAELHYLDP; translated from the exons ATGTTTCTTGATAGTTTCCAAGAAGTCAATCAATGGATTTCATCATTGTCAAGAGATGGTGTTAGAGAACTCATCCTTACAAATTCAAACCAACGTTATCAACTTCCATATTATTTATTTCATTGTCTAGAATTGAGAATCCTAGAACTTGACAACTGTATCATTAAGCCACCACTTGAGTTTCAAGGATTTCTATATCTCGAAAAACTTAGGCTTAGGAATATTGAATTTGGGGCTAACTTACATGGAACTATTATCAACTTACCACAGCTCAAGATGTTGCAATTGTTTGAATGCACCAATGTTTACAATTTCAAGATCAAGTCTACAAAGTTGTTTCAGTTATTGATCAGGAGTTGCCCCGATGCAACTTTGCTCCACTCGTTGCATAGTAAATGTCTTAGTGAGTTTGGTATATTTATCAAAAAACCTATTCAGGGAGTTGAGAGAGTTAATTTGGCAAGCTCGTTAAGTAATATGCCATGTGTTGGGTATTTTGTTATCGACGGGTATTTTCTCCAG TTTTCCATTGCGGAAAATATTCCCAAGTGGCTTCCACACCCAACTAATAGTTTAAAGCTTCTCTACTTACGAGACTTAAAATTTGGTGATTTGTACCAACTTCAAGGTGTTTTATGTATCCTTCGGAACTCACCTAACTTGAGACGACTTGATGTGTACAATCAG GATCTTCCAAACGTGTATTTGGATGTGAAACCAACAATAGCTTATTTGGAAGCTTCTGATTGTTTGGACCAGACATTGAACTGCttgaaaattataaatataatggaTGTAGAAAGATCAAGATCCTTGTTGCTATTTATAAAGCTTTTACTTGAACATTCTCCCACTCTTGAAAAAATATCAATCCGACCACGTGCAACTGTTGATGTTCAGGAAAGGTACAACTTCTCTAAGGATGTTATGCGGTTCCCACGAGGTTCCTCGAAAGCAGAGCTTCACTACTTGGATCCGTAA